GCCCAGCCGACCAGATTGGCCAGCGGCACCAGCAGCGACTCGCCCAAGGCGGTCAGGCCGTATTCGACGCTGGGCGGCTTGGTGGGGTGGACGGTTCGCTTGATCAGGCCGTCGCGTTCCAGCTCGCGCAGGCTCTGGGTCAGCATGCGCTTGGAGATGTCCGGCACGGCGCGGCGCACATCGCTGAAGCGCAGCGAGCGATGGGCGAGGGCGATGAGGATCAGCGTCGTCCATTTGTCGCCGAGGTGGTCGAGCACGTCACGTACCGGGCAGCGGCCCTCGGCGAAGTTCATCGTGCTCCATGCCTGGAAGCGTTCGGCCAGCTCGATGCGCGCCTGGCTGGGGTTATCGCTAGGTAACCTGGTCACGAAAAACTGCCTCCTTCCGCATTCATTTTTTTGGTCTCAGAATAAGACCAGGTTGCAATTCTAGTCCAAGAGGTGAATGCGATGACAATGTCCGAAACCATTCTGATCACCGGTGCAGCCGGTCAACTGGGGCGCCTGGTGATTGCCGCCCTGCAACGCCGGGCGCCGGCGGCGAAACTCGTCGGCCTGGTACGTGACGCCAGCAGGGCCGGCGATCTGGCCGCCCAGGGCGTCGAACTGCGGGTAGCCGATTACCGTGACCCACAGGCACTGGCCAGCGCTCTGACGGGTATCGACAGGGTACTGCTGATCTCCTCCAGCGAAGTGGGCCAGCGCACCGCCCAGCACCGCAATGTGGTGGCAGCCGCAGTGGCAGCCGGGGTCAGGCTGATCGCCTACACCAGCCTGCTGCATGCCGACAGCAGCCCGATGGCCTTGGCCGTGGAGCATCGTGAAACCGAAGAGGCGATCCGTGGCAGCGGCCTGCCGTTCACCCTGCTGCGCAATGGCTGGTACAGCGAGAACTACACCCAGGGCGTGGCGGCAGCGCTGGAGCATGGCGTGGTGCTGGGCGCTGCGGCGGATGGAAAGCTCTCACTGGCCGCGCGCAGCGATTACGCCGAGG
The genomic region above belongs to Pseudomonas sp. GOM7 and contains:
- a CDS encoding winged helix-turn-helix transcriptional regulator, which gives rise to MTRLPSDNPSQARIELAERFQAWSTMNFAEGRCPVRDVLDHLGDKWTTLILIALAHRSLRFSDVRRAVPDISKRMLTQSLRELERDGLIKRTVHPTKPPSVEYGLTALGESLLVPLANLVGWAERSHAAITEARARYDVTQPETA
- a CDS encoding SDR family oxidoreductase is translated as MSETILITGAAGQLGRLVIAALQRRAPAAKLVGLVRDASRAGDLAAQGVELRVADYRDPQALASALTGIDRVLLISSSEVGQRTAQHRNVVAAAVAAGVRLIAYTSLLHADSSPMALAVEHRETEEAIRGSGLPFTLLRNGWYSENYTQGVAAALEHGVVLGAAADGKLSLAARSDYAEAAAVVVAGDVAVHAGKVYELAGDQACTLADFAAEISRQSGKPVRYQDLPEADYKAALIGVGLPEGFAELLAESDAKAAQGSLFEPGKALSQLIGRPSTPLSETVAAALAAQSLS